TACATTAATGGtgtgaacaaaatttatattccaTTAAAGATGAGCTTTTTTTCGACGTTGATTATTCACGACGAATTAACTGTATCTAAGCTTGGTTAAAAAGTGAAAGTATCATGACACGGCATCTTTTTGggtcaaagttttaaataaataatttatttggtaAACAatgttttgctaaaattttagtaattttgcaaaaatgtaaCCAAGTCGCAACTTTCtcacaaattttgtttgatgttTGAATAAGAAGAGACTTTAATGAGTCTTTTTATAGGTTCATCTTTCTTTTAACTCAGGTTTTTGATGTCATTGGAAAGATggttaattcattaaatataaaattttcttctttgaactgaaaataattttgtagatttttcaatgacagtttttttaagaaactaatttttgtacgaaaaatttcGGTTTGctgcaaaaattcaagaaagtACAAGTGTTAAAGTTTTCTTATCTTGTTTAAGACATTTTACCTTCAGTATTTTTGCTAACCTTTGGCtcttctgaaaatttattttttcaatggcTTCTAAATTGCCCTTTTGTCCTCTCTTTGATCGGTCTATGGATTATTATTTCGATAAATTGAAAGACATATGGACCATAACgcaatttttcctaaaaataaaaaaaaatctgtgttTAAAACTGATGATACAAGTTCAAGACAATGCGACCTTGAAACCGAACAAATTGTATCCATCGTCTAAAACAAATACCTAAATGCACTAACAACGttcaataaaacaataaactgGAATAGACACTCGCTCGCGATATCTCTCACctcttttgtttactttttgttttgtctcgTAAACAAAGCGTTAAatctcatcgtcgtcgttgttgcgaGAGAATCTTTTTCGTGATCTTCGTATCAGCTCGTCGTTCAAAACAtatgtttaattaatgattaCGTAACCTTGAAGTCGATTCGTTTGCCGGCTAATCATTCAGTACACACGATATCATTCCCACGATTAGACGTTCTTTCATATCAATTCGtagtattttttgtaaattacaaaaatatgacaaGTCATGAAAAAGAAGTAATCGTCGAGACGAATTCTTGTCGTGTCAAAGGATTATCTAAGAAAAGTCTCTTAGgtgatgattattattcgtTTCAAGCCATTCCTTACGCAAAAAATCCAGTTGGAGATTTGCGATTTAAAGCACCTGTTCCCGTGGATTCATGCCCGAGTGACATAATCGACGCCAGATTCGAAGGTCCCGTACCTTTTTATGTCGAAAGTCACTTTGAAACTTATCCACAAAGTGAGAATTGTTTGCATTTAAACGTTTACAGCAAAAATGTAAGATAATTTGAACTAatataaagttattttatgactaatattttttctacttaCTCAGTTAAATCCATTGAATCAACTCGCCGTGATTGTCTTTATCTATGGCGGGGCATTCAACTCTGGTTCGAGCATGACAAAGCTTTATGGACCCGattatttcatgcaaaaagaTGTCGTTTTGGTTACCTTCAATTATCGCGTTGGTCCTTTGGGTTTTCTGCATTTTGACGATCCTACGCTAGGTGTCGCTGGCAACGCTGGCCTGAAAGATCAACTTCTCGTACTGAAATGGGTTCAAGCGAACATTGAGAAATTTGGcgggaataaaaataatgtcacCTTAGTTGGAGATAGTGCTGGAGCGGGATCTGTTAGTTACCATTTAGCTTCTGAagcctcaaaaaatttgtttcatcgAGCAATTTTGATGTCTGGAACGACATTTTGTGATTGGGGAGTAATGGCGCCAAATCATTTGGGATTCTATCTTGCGAACGCTACTGGATGGAATGGAAATGGCGGCGAAAAAGGGGCTTATGCGCATTTATTGACTGTCGATCCGGAAGTTTTAACGAAAGCTAGTACTTCAATTTTGACAGATGAGCATCGAAAACAAGGATTGATCTTTCCCTTTGGACCGATGGTTGAAAATTATGACACTGAAATGTCTTTTCTTCGAGAACATCCTGTTAAGCTTTTAAGAAATGCTTGGAGCAAAGATATTGACATCGTTATTGGCTGTACTTCACTTGAAGGATTAATGGTTGCCAATACTTCAATGTATGAAGAACATCGTAAATCTAATGAACCATCTTTATTCATTCCTTTCGCTGCTCAAACCGGAAAATCTCAAGAGCAACTTTCACaggatgttaaaaaaattaaagctctttacaataattttcaagataaaaagtcattttatgAGTTCGTTTCTGACTCACGATTTGTCCATGGAGCTCATCGTAACGTCTTATCACGCCTTCATCATCCTGGCCTTGGTAAAACTTACTTTTATCGTTTCTCCTACGACTTTCCGGAACGAAACCATCATAAAATCGTTTTTGGAGCTAAAGGTCTTGCTGGAGCTGCTCACGCTGATGATCTTTCCTACATTTTCACGAATGGTTGGGCGCCACCTCCTGCCAAAGATACCGCTGAATGGAACGCCATTCAAAAAACTCTCGATTTTTACGTAGGATTTGCCATTCACGGAAGTCAAAAGATGCAAGAAATTGGCTGGAATGAAGTCAAAAAGGAAGATTTGCCTTACAACTATGAAGGTATGGAAATTGACCAAGAATGGCGAATGCAGAAAATGCCAGAACTATCAAGAATGCCCGTCTGGGatgatttgtttcaaaaaagtgacttgtaTTGACAACTATCactaaaataacaaacaataaaaataaaattaaattttatctctgTGTTTGTTAGCTCTTTGCATATTTATCACtcataacaaataaaatgcaataatgCGACTTCGGGTGATTTCGTGCATTCTTAAAAGtcagaacaacaacaaatagaCAAAGATAACAAattgtcgtcatcgtcgtcgttgtttgtCGTTACTTTCGTGTAAATTAAGCAAGTAATACTCGCTCAGTAGTGTAGAATTCTTTTAGTAGTGAAGACGtctttattgcaaaaaaaaatctctctcaGAAAAATGACTCAGGAAGTGTTGATTGACACGAAATCTGGCAGAGTCAAAGGTCTTTACAAGGAAAGTCTCTTAGGTGacgaatatttttcgtttcaaaGCATTCCGTATGCAAAAGCGCCAATTGGAGAACTGAGATTTAAAGCTCCTGTCCCAATCGATCCGTGGGAAGGAACAGTAGATGCCACGAAAGAAGGACCTGTTCCTCATTACGCAAGAAGTCATTTTGGTCATTTGGTGGTCAAATGTGAAAATTGTCTACATTTGAATGTTTACAGCAAAAATGTAAgatttttctattgttttgaaaaatttagcaaaataatttcaaattgacttatattttcaaaaattgacaatttaattttttgttaaattgagaaaaacttctaaaatgcctttgaaatatttaaaaattataattttgttctaagaattgttagttttttttacaaaattttacctaaaacttgtaaatgtcaattcaaaaaatggccgttaaaaatttgaaaatcgctatcttgctaattcaaatttgaacttCACTTTTCagtttcacaaaatttctgaaaataaaaataatatccgtaaacgtgaaaaaatatgaaaaatgaaattttttacattttgaattagcagtaaagcgattttcaaattttaccatTATATTCAAATTGACGTTTTAGGATTTTAAgatctttttgaaatttttattaaaaaaaaacaaaaaaaaaataaa
The sequence above is drawn from the Culicoides brevitarsis isolate CSIRO-B50_1 chromosome 1, AGI_CSIRO_Cbre_v1, whole genome shotgun sequence genome and encodes:
- the LOC134837636 gene encoding uncharacterized protein LOC134837636 — protein: MTSHEKEVIVETNSCRVKGLSKKSLLGDDYYSFQAIPYAKNPVGDLRFKAPVPVDSCPSDIIDARFEGPVPFYVESHFETYPQSENCLHLNVYSKNLNPLNQLAVIVFIYGGAFNSGSSMTKLYGPDYFMQKDVVLVTFNYRVGPLGFLHFDDPTLGVAGNAGLKDQLLVLKWVQANIEKFGGNKNNVTLVGDSAGAGSVSYHLASEASKNLFHRAILMSGTTFCDWGVMAPNHLGFYLANATGWNGNGGEKGAYAHLLTVDPEVLTKASTSILTDEHRKQGLIFPFGPMVENYDTEMSFLREHPVKLLRNAWSKDIDIVIGCTSLEGLMVANTSMYEEHRKSNEPSLFIPFAAQTGKSQEQLSQDVKKIKALYNNFQDKKSFYEFVSDSRFVHGAHRNVLSRLHHPGLGKTYFYRFSYDFPERNHHKIVFGAKGLAGAAHADDLSYIFTNGWAPPPAKDTAEWNAIQKTLDFYVGFAIHGSQKMQEIGWNEVKKEDLPYNYEGMEIDQEWRMQKMPELSRMPVWDDLFQKSDLYCRILLVVKTSLLQKKISLRKMTQEVLIDTKSGRVKGLYKESLLGDEYFSFQSIPYAKAPIGELRFKAPVPIDPWEGTVDATKEGPVPHYARSHFGHLVVKCENCLHLNVYSKNVHPTQKLPVIIFIYGGTFNSGSSSTTSYGPDYFMQKDVVLVTFNYRVGPLGFLHFNDPSLNIPGNAGLKDQLLVLKWVQANIEAFGGDKDNVTLVGNSAGAASVGYHLLVEASKDLFHRAVLMSGTAFSTWSVMPPNTLSLDLAKETGWDGNGGDRGAYEHLLTVDADTLMEKSKNLLTKDHLLQGILLAFAPMVETYDSESSFMREHPIKLARNAWSKNIDIVVGFVTNEGLFQTTNENKMFYKMVPSYHLVVPQDARKDKSEEILMNHGENIKKVYNDFQDLSTDNLKPFFDFVTDLTFLHSIHRNILSRFKHESTGKTFLYRFSYHFPTRNHRKHAFGAAAHDGVCHGDDLSYLFTNAFGPVPEKDTDEWHAVQKTVQFLTDFATKGSQKMEELEWKEIEKHELPYDYCCMQIGHEWKYTKVDEIYRMQAWDTIYEEHELC